TCGCGCCAATCTGGTGCGAGGCGGTGCGTCGGACCCGTTATCTGTTTATAATCAAAGCAATTTTAAAGGATTCGAAGGTGGTTGTATGCTGGATCGTGAAGGCTTTCGCCCGAACGTCGGCATCATCCTCTTGAACGCTCACAACGAGGTGTTTTGGGGCAAGCGTCTGCGTGAACATTCCTGGCAGTTTCCGCAAGGGGCATCAAGTATGGTGAGACCCCCGTGCAGGCGATGTTCAGGGAATTGCACGAAGAAACCGGCCTGCTTCCGGAGCACGTCAAGGTTATCGGTCGCACGCGTGACTGGTTGCGTTATGAGGTGCCTGACAAGTTCATCAAGCGTGAGGTCCGCGGCCATTACCGCGGCCAGAAGCAGATCTGGTTCCTGCTCCGGATGGTTGGACGCGATTGCGACATTTGTTTGCGCGCGACCGATCACCCTGAGTTCGATGCCTGGCGCTGGAACGAGTACTGGGTACCGCTCGACTGTGTGATCGAGTTCAAGCGGGATGTGTATCAGCTGGCGTTAACGGAATTGTCCCGTTTCCTGCGGCGTCCTGCGCCGCGCACGGAACGGCCCGGTGGACATCATCACGGGCAACGCTATCCACGGATGGCGTCGTCGGTGAATGCGCCGCCCGGGGCGTCGATGGAGTCCGCAGCGTCCGTGACGACCGTCACGACGTCATTTGTAGTCGAGACTACGCTGCGTGCGACAATCGGGTCTGACTGTTCGTCGACGGAAGATCCTGCAGCCGTTCAGGCACCGGGTCTGCGCGACTGACGCTAAGCGGCTGTCCACGCCGCATCTGCCGGTGCGGCGTGTGACACGCTGCGCCGGCGTTTCGAGGAAATCACATTGAAAGTATTTGCTTTCGCCGCGGCGTGTGTCGCCGCGGGCGTTCTGCTGGCTGGCTGTTCGAGCACCAAGAATTCCACGCCGACTGACGCTTCCAAGTCCGATGGACCCAAGAGCGACTTTCAGTATCTGTTCGACCGGCCGTCGACGTGGACCGAAAAGAAAGTCGATACGCTCCCGGCCATGCCGCAGCCTGGCGATCTGCTGCCGTTCAACGTTTCGCAGAACACACCGCTGCAGTTCGCGCTCGATGCAAAATCGCTGACGGTCGACAGCGACGGCGTGATTCGCTACACGGTGGTGGTCACGAGCCCGAGTGGCGCGCGCAACGTGAACTACGAAGGGATTCGCTGCGAGGACTACTCGTGGAAGCTATATGCGGGACTCAACGCCGATCACGACGGCTGGGACCGTACGGTCGAAAACGACTGGTCGCGGATCGAAAACGGCGATCTGAACGCGTATCACGCGGCGCTTTATCAGGATTACTTCTGCACGAGCAAGCTGCCCGTCGGCAAGGCGGACGCGATTCTGAACAATATCAGGTACAAGCGCGTGAACAGCACGTTGATTCGCGGAGGCTGATACAACGGTCTATCATCCGCCCGCGGAAGGCTCCGCGGCTCGATGCCGACGCAACAAAAAGCCGTTCCATCTTGTGATGGAACGGCTTTTTTTGTGGCCTCGCGGAGGGGAGCACTTCTAGATGAGCACCAGATTGTCCCGATGGATGAGTTCGGGCTCGAGCATGTAACCCAACACCGATTCGATCTCGCCGCTCGGACGACGCTGGATCAGCTTCGTCTCCGCGCTGCTGTAGTTCGTCAGCCCGCGCGCGACTTCGCGCCCCGACGGGCTCAGACACGCGATCACCTCGCCGCGCGCGAACGCGCCCTGCACACCGACCACGCCGATCGGCAGCAGACTCTTGCCGCCTTCCGTGAGCTTTTCGACGGCGCCGTCGTCGATCACCACATGCCCGCGCACCTGAAGATGGTCCGCCATCCACTGCTTGCGCGCGGCCATGCGAGCTGTGCGCGCGATCAACTGCGTACCGATCGCCTCGCCCGATGCGAGGCGGGCGAGCACATCCGCCTCACGGCCGCTTGCGATCACCGTGTTCGCGCCGCTATGAGCCGCGCGCTTCGCTGCGAGAATTTTCGTCAACATGCCGCCACGGCCGATGCTCGAACCCGCGCCGCCCGCCATGGCCTCGAGTTCAGGCAAACCGGCATCGGCCTGCTGGACGAGCGTCGCGCTCGGATCCTTGCGCGGGTCCGCGGTGAAGAGACCTTGCTGGTCGGTCAGGATGATCAGCGCATCGCCTTCGATCAGATTTGCGACCAGCGCACCGAGCGTATCGTTGTCACCGAACTTGATTTCGTCGGTGACGACGGTGTCGTTTTCATTGATGATCGGCACCACGCCCAGGCGCAGCAACGTCAGCAGCGTGGAGCGCGCGTTCAGATAGCGTTCGCGATCGGCCAGGTCCGCGTGCGTCAGCAGGATTTGCGCGGTGCGAATGGAATGCTCGGCGAATCGGCTTTCATAGACCTGCGCCAGCCCCATCTGACCAACGGCCGCGGCTGCCTGCAGTTCGTCGATTTCACGCGGACGCCTGGTCCAGCCAAGGCGCTGCATGCCCTCGGCGATTGCACCCGAACTGACGAGCACGACCTCCTTGCCCTGCTCGCGCAGCGCGGCAATCTGCGCGGCCCAGCGGCCAATCGCCGCGTGATCGAGCCCGCGCCCGTCGTTCGTGACGAGGCTCGAACCGACTTTCACCACCAATCGCCTGGAATCTGCGATAACGGAACGCATTGTGCGCGGTCTCCAAGATGATTCGTAAGGCCGGCGCATGCTGGGAGTGCGCCGGATCCAGGGTACGGCTGCTTACTCCTGCGGCTCGACGGGTGTTCCCGCGGCACCGCCCGCTTGCCCCTCGCGGAAGCGCACGTCAGCGGCCAGATCTTCGGCTTCCGCCTCGCGGTGCGCATCCGAATGCTCGGAGATGTAGTCGTACACCGCGTAGCAGAGGTTTTCGCAGCCTTGGCCCGTGAGCGCCGAGATTTCGAAGACCGGGCCATCCCATTCGAAGTCCTTCAGGAATTTGGCCACGCGTATTTCGCGCTCGTCTTCAGGAACCATGTCGAGCTTGTTCAGCACGAGCCAGCGAGGCTTGCCGAACAGCTCTTCGTCGTACTTGCGCAGCTCGTTGACGATAGCCCTCGCTTCCGCGACGGGATCGACAGCTTCGTCGAACGGCGCGAGATCGACGATATGCAGCAGCAGCCCCGTGCGCTGCAAGTGCCGCAGGAACTGATGACCGAGGCCTGCGCCCTCCGCAGCGCCTTCGATCAGTCCGGGAATGTCGGCGATCACGAAGCTGCGGCTCGGCCCGACGCGCACGACGCCGAGATTCGGCGCGAGCGTCGTGAACGGATAATCGGCGATTTTCGGCTTCGCGTTCGACACCGACGAGATAAACGTCGACTTGCCCGCGTTGGGCATGCCCAGCAAACCGACGTCGGCCAGCACCTTCAATTCGAGGCGCACCATGCGGCGCTCGCCCGGCTTGCCTTCTGTCTTCTGGCGCGGCGCGCGATTCGTACTGGACTTGAAGTGCAGGTTGCCGAGACCGCCCGAGCCGCCCTGCGCGATCTGCACAGTCTGGTTGTGCTCGGTAAGGTCGGCGATCAGCTCGCCCGTATCCATATCCGTAATGATCGTGCCGACGGGCATGCGCAACGTAATGTCGTCGCCGCCCTTGCCGTAGCAATCCGAGCCACGGCCGTTTTCGCCGTTGCGCGCCTGATGCTTTTTCGCGTACCGGTAGTCGATCAGCGTGTTGATGTTGCGGTCTGCGACTGCAAAGACGCTGCCGCCGCGGCCGCCGTCGCCACCGTCCGGACCGCCGAACGGGACGAATTTCTCGCGGCGCATCGACGCGCTGCCATCTCCTCCGTCGCCGGCGATGACTTCAATCCTCGCTTCGTCAATGAACTTCATGCGTTACTCCGTCCCGTAGGTATTGCTATTTTGCCGCGCGTGACGCGCGCGCACCATTGGCCAAACGGCCAGTTTGAGTCTGATTCTTGTCCCATCGCGACAACGAGATGCCGCGACGGCGCCGGGTCCGCGAACAGAAGTCCGAAAAGCCCGCAAACAAAAAGGCCCCGCAAACTTCGCGGGGCCTTTTTTCCGGTCCTGAAGCCCGTGCCTGACTAAGCTCAGACAGCAGCCGGGACGACGTTGACCAGATGCTTCTTGCCGGCGCCCTTCGTCGTGAACTTGACGTGGCCGTCCGTCAGCGCGAACAAGGTGTGGTCCTTGCCGATGCCGACGTTTTCACCCGGGTGCATACGCGTGCCGCGTTGACGCACGATGATGCCGCCAGCCAGGATCGCCTGACCGCCGTACACTTTCACGCCAAGTCGTTTCGACTCGGAGTCGCGGCCGTTCCGGGACGATCCGCCTGCCTTTTTGTGTGCCATTTGTTAGCTCCTTGCCCGATGCGCTTACGCGTTGATCGCGTCGATGCGCAGTTCGGTGTAGTTCTGGCGGTGGCCGCCATGCTTCTGGTAGTGCTTCCGGCGGCGCATCTTGAAGATGGTCACTTTCTTGTGACGACCTTGAGACACGACGGTAGCTTTGACGGAAGCCCCACTGACCAGCGGCGTACCGAACTTAATCGATTCGCCTTCGCCCACTGCGAGAACCTGGTCGAGCGTGATTTCAGCGTCAATGTCTGCCGGTATCTGTTCTACTTTAAGTTTTTCGCCGACAGCAACTTTATACTGCTTGCCGCCGGTTTTTATGACCGCGTACATTGAAAACCTCACTCTGGATTCATTTTCCCCACGCACCACGCGCGGAAACCCTCGATTATACATAGAGTTAGCTGCACGGTCAAAATCAGTTGACAACGGCCGCGTCCACCCGTCCCGTGCGCGACAAATGCAGGCGATCCATCCGCAAACGGGTCAAAACGGCCATGAACAAATGGTGTCCGGCGCGGAATTGCCGCAGTTCGCCTTATAATTCGCGGCACTACCCGAATTCGCCACCATGTCGTCAACCGCCACCCCCACCCCCAACGCAGCAAATCTGCTCGCTCCGATCGCCGAAGACATGCAGCAGGTGAATCGCGTCATCCGGCACCGTCTGGCGTCCGAGGTGATGCTGATCAACCAGATCTCCGAGTACATCATCAGTGCCGGAGGCAAGCGCCTGCGGCCCGCGCTGCTGTTGCTCGTGGCAGGCGCGCTCGGCGACAGGACGGGGTATCGGCACGAACTGGCGGCCGTCGTCGAGTTCATTCATACGGCCACGCTGCTGCACGACGACGTCGTCGACGAATCCGATCTACGCCGTGGCCGTCAGACGGCGAATGCGCTGTTCGGCAACGCGGCGAGCGTGCTGGTCGGCGACTTTCTGTATTCCCGCTCGTTCCAGATGATGGTCGGCGTGGGCAAGATGCGCGTGATGGAGATTCTTTCGGAAGCGACCAACATCATTTCCGAAGGCGAAGTGCTGCAGTTGTTGAACATGCACGACGCCGACGTCGACGAAGCGCGCTATATGCAGGTGATCCGCTACAAGACAGCGAAGCTGTTCGAGGCGGCGGCCCAGTTGGGCGCCGTGCTGGCGGGCGCAGACGCGACCATTGAAGCGGCTGCAGCGGAATTCGGCCGGCGTATCGGCACGGCATTCCAGATCATGGACGACTGGCTCGACTACACGGGCACGCCGGAATCGATGGGCAAGAACGCTGGCGACGACCTGCGTGAAGGCAAGCCGACGCTGCCGCTCATCTATCTGATCGAACGCGGCACGCCCGAGCAGGCGGCGCTTGCGCGCGAGGCAATCGAGCAAGGCGGCACGGATCGCTTCGACGAAATTTTCGAGGCCATCACACGTTCCGGCGCGCTGGATCACACACTCGAATGCGCGAAGCAGGAAGCGCAGGCCGCAGCCGCAGCAATTTCTTCGTTTCCCGATTCCATTTACAAAGAAAGCCTGCTAGAATTATGTTCTTACTCGACGACGAGGCAGTCTTAAATAAGACTGAAACGCCGGATTAGTCCGGATCGAGTGAAACGCAGTACCAAATCGGGGTGTAGCTTAGCCTGGTAGAGCGCTACGTTCGGGACGTAGAGGCCGGAGGTTCGAATCCTCTCACCCCGACCAGATTTTGAAAAAACCGCGCATTGCGCGGTTTTTTTTCGTCTGTCGTACGGACAAAGGGCAATGGCGTACTGCCCCGCGTTGAAAGGCCGCGCGAGATTTCAAGCTGCCCGTTCGCCCACTGAGGGCTCCCAGCCCCTCTGCTATATTCTCCCCATCCCTTCCCCTTCTCTTATTCACGTCGCGTGGAACAACTTCCCTTATGGGCGCAAATTGGCGCCGTCGTCCTGCTTCTCATTTGCTCCAGCTTCTTCTCCATTACCGAGACAGCGATGATGGCGATCAACCGCCATCGCCTGAAACATCTCGCGACCAAGGGCGCGCTCGGCGCGAAGACCACCCAAGGCCTGCTCGCGCGCACCGATGAACTGCTGAGCGCCGTCCTCATCGGCAACAACCTGTTCAACACGATCATCCCCGTGCTGACAACGTCGATCGCGTTGCACACATTCGGCAGCAATAACGTCGTGCTGTCGATTGCGACGGGTATCGTCGCGTTTCTCATCATCGTGTTCGCCGAAATCACGCCGAAGATCGTGGGCGCGACGTTCCCGGAAAAGATCGCGCTTCCCGCCAGCCTGCTGATCGCGCCGCTCATGCGCGTGTCGAAGCCGCTGATCTGGTTCGTGAATCTGTTCGCGAACGCCATCCTGCGCGTGCTGCATATCAATACCAAGGGCGCGCACGACCAGCGGCTGTCGACGGAAGAACTGCGCACCATCGTGCTCGAGTCCGGCAGTTTCATGCCGACCAAGCACCGCAGCATTCTGCTGAACCTTTTCGACCTCGAAAACATCACAGTCGACGACGTGATGATCCCGCGCCGCCGCATCGAAGCCCTCGACTTCGACGCACCATTCGAGCAGATCATGCATCAGCTCGAAACCTGCTATCACAACAAGCTGATCGTCTATCAGGGCGATTTCGACCGCGTGCTCGGCGTGCTCCACGTGCGCAAGACGCTGTCCGCGCTGCACAACCAGGAGCTGGAACGCGACACGCTGCGCGAACTGCTCGCGGAGCCGTACTTCGTGCCAACGGGCACGCCCGTTTTCCAGCAACTCCAGTTCTTCCAGGAAAGCCGTCATCGCACTGCACTCGTCGTCGATGAGTACGGCGAATTGCAGGGACTCGTGACACCCGAGGACATCATCGAGGAACTGATCGGCGAATTCACGACGTCCGTGCCGCGTAGCGCCAGTTCGCGCGGCGGCTGGAACGAGGAAGGTGAATGCATCGTCGCGGGCAGCATGCCGCTGCGCGAGTTGAACCGCTGGCTGCAACTGAAGCTGCCGACGGACGGCCCGAAAACGCTGAACGGATTGATCCTGGAAGTTCTCGAAGAAATTCCCGAAGGCGATGTCTGCGTAAAGATCAACGACATCAAAATCGAAGTTCTGCGCAGCGACGATCAGGCAATCAGAACAGTTAAGGTTTTTCGCCCCGGTCCCGCGCCGGGGTCGAAGATCAAGCGGCTTGTCGGCCGCTGACCGCTCACCTCTGGCCCACACCTGGCCATTCGGCTGAATAGCGGCCCCTTGCGCGATACCGGATGATGAAGCCGTCATGTTTTACAGGCGGCTCGCAGCCGGTCTTCGATGCGCACTTCTTCCCTCTCCGCGACACCCGCGCCCAACATCGGCACGAACAGACGGGCGCTTCAACCCGCCACGCCTGATGCAGACAGCCCACCTGCCGTGCGCCTGCTCGCCGACACGCTGCACGAAGCCGCGCGCCTCAACGCATCCGATCTGCACATCGAACCGAAGGAGCACGGCTGGCGGATGCGTCTGCGCGTCGACGGTGTGTTGCACGAGCTTGGGCGTCCACCCGCGCATCTGCGCGACGCGTTCATCACACGCGTGAAAGTGCTGGCGCGCATGGATATTGCGGAACGGCGGGTGCCGCAGGACGGCCGCTTGCGCCTGCCCATCGCGGCGGGTCGCGTCGAGGACTATCGCGTGAACTCGCTGCCTACGCTGTTCGGCGAAAAA
The DNA window shown above is from Paraburkholderia sp. PGU19 and carries:
- a CDS encoding CNP1-like family protein — translated: MKVFAFAAACVAAGVLLAGCSSTKNSTPTDASKSDGPKSDFQYLFDRPSTWTEKKVDTLPAMPQPGDLLPFNVSQNTPLQFALDAKSLTVDSDGVIRYTVVVTSPSGARNVNYEGIRCEDYSWKLYAGLNADHDGWDRTVENDWSRIENGDLNAYHAALYQDYFCTSKLPVGKADAILNNIRYKRVNSTLIRGG
- the proB gene encoding glutamate 5-kinase gives rise to the protein MRSVIADSRRLVVKVGSSLVTNDGRGLDHAAIGRWAAQIAALREQGKEVVLVSSGAIAEGMQRLGWTRRPREIDELQAAAAVGQMGLAQVYESRFAEHSIRTAQILLTHADLADRERYLNARSTLLTLLRLGVVPIINENDTVVTDEIKFGDNDTLGALVANLIEGDALIILTDQQGLFTADPRKDPSATLVQQADAGLPELEAMAGGAGSSIGRGGMLTKILAAKRAAHSGANTVIASGREADVLARLASGEAIGTQLIARTARMAARKQWMADHLQVRGHVVIDDGAVEKLTEGGKSLLPIGVVGVQGAFARGEVIACLSPSGREVARGLTNYSSAETKLIQRRPSGEIESVLGYMLEPELIHRDNLVLI
- the cgtA gene encoding Obg family GTPase CgtA, with protein sequence MKFIDEARIEVIAGDGGDGSASMRREKFVPFGGPDGGDGGRGGSVFAVADRNINTLIDYRYAKKHQARNGENGRGSDCYGKGGDDITLRMPVGTIITDMDTGELIADLTEHNQTVQIAQGGSGGLGNLHFKSSTNRAPRQKTEGKPGERRMVRLELKVLADVGLLGMPNAGKSTFISSVSNAKPKIADYPFTTLAPNLGVVRVGPSRSFVIADIPGLIEGAAEGAGLGHQFLRHLQRTGLLLHIVDLAPFDEAVDPVAEARAIVNELRKYDEELFGKPRWLVLNKLDMVPEDEREIRVAKFLKDFEWDGPVFEISALTGQGCENLCYAVYDYISEHSDAHREAEAEDLAADVRFREGQAGGAAGTPVEPQE
- the rpmA gene encoding 50S ribosomal protein L27 is translated as MAHKKAGGSSRNGRDSESKRLGVKVYGGQAILAGGIIVRQRGTRMHPGENVGIGKDHTLFALTDGHVKFTTKGAGKKHLVNVVPAAV
- the rplU gene encoding 50S ribosomal protein L21; the encoded protein is MYAVIKTGGKQYKVAVGEKLKVEQIPADIDAEITLDQVLAVGEGESIKFGTPLVSGASVKATVVSQGRHKKVTIFKMRRRKHYQKHGGHRQNYTELRIDAINA
- a CDS encoding polyprenyl synthetase family protein; translated protein: MSSTATPTPNAANLLAPIAEDMQQVNRVIRHRLASEVMLINQISEYIISAGGKRLRPALLLLVAGALGDRTGYRHELAAVVEFIHTATLLHDDVVDESDLRRGRQTANALFGNAASVLVGDFLYSRSFQMMVGVGKMRVMEILSEATNIISEGEVLQLLNMHDADVDEARYMQVIRYKTAKLFEAAAQLGAVLAGADATIEAAAAEFGRRIGTAFQIMDDWLDYTGTPESMGKNAGDDLREGKPTLPLIYLIERGTPEQAALAREAIEQGGTDRFDEIFEAITRSGALDHTLECAKQEAQAAAAAISSFPDSIYKESLLELCSYSTTRQS
- a CDS encoding HlyC/CorC family transporter codes for the protein MEQLPLWAQIGAVVLLLICSSFFSITETAMMAINRHRLKHLATKGALGAKTTQGLLARTDELLSAVLIGNNLFNTIIPVLTTSIALHTFGSNNVVLSIATGIVAFLIIVFAEITPKIVGATFPEKIALPASLLIAPLMRVSKPLIWFVNLFANAILRVLHINTKGAHDQRLSTEELRTIVLESGSFMPTKHRSILLNLFDLENITVDDVMIPRRRIEALDFDAPFEQIMHQLETCYHNKLIVYQGDFDRVLGVLHVRKTLSALHNQELERDTLRELLAEPYFVPTGTPVFQQLQFFQESRHRTALVVDEYGELQGLVTPEDIIEELIGEFTTSVPRSASSRGGWNEEGECIVAGSMPLRELNRWLQLKLPTDGPKTLNGLILEVLEEIPEGDVCVKINDIKIEVLRSDDQAIRTVKVFRPGPAPGSKIKRLVGR